In Pectobacterium actinidiae, the DNA window CACTGGGCAATTGAAAAAATCTCAATTGCCCGCTAGTCATCCGACCACTATCATCCCCATCATATTCCCTGTAAGCTGTTTCATAACAGCTATCTGCAATCACTTCTATCTTCATCATGATAGGATTTAATAATTAATAGATATAAATAGATAGCTATCTTCAATCATATTTACTTTCCGTTCTCTTTTTAAGAAACGCATTTCGACAGATTTCCAGATGCTGGAAGCAGTACTCCGCGAATGCCGTGGCATACGGAAAAACAGGTAATCGCGATTAACACAAAGACATACGGCGCAATAAACAAGGATGATGGAGTAACCCCCTGTATTTAAAGATAGAAATAAACCAGTAAATCAAGCATACTATGTTAAACCAATAAAAATTTTTCCAGTTTGATCATATAGATATATGATAAAACCTGCTGCCGCACTCGCAGGTTTCTCTTGCGATTCCACCTTTTAGCAATTTAAAGGCATTTCAGGATCGCGATTTCTTAATAACTGGATAACATCAGCAGCGATTATTGGTTTATGGCCACTTTCACACAATAAACTCATATGTGTTAAAAATCATGGATGTGAGAATTTTCAGTAAATGCAATTTTACCACGGTAGGATTACGGGAAATCCTATCCAGTATCCCTATGCTCTCTATAAAACCCGTCAACAGGTTTACGCTACAGCAAGGAAAGAAGAAATGTATTTTCATCATTGACGGTAGCAGCGAGGGCTTTGAGGAATACTTTGAGTCGATAAGAACTCATTTTTATAATATGGCGTCATCGTTCGTTATCATCAATAATTCTCCCAATCACCCCCCCGTGTGCATTGACGAAAAAACGATTCTTATTTCCAAGTCAGCAGCCATCGATTCTTTTTATAAATTACTCGACTTTGTTCACCTCCACGATCGCCGTTTATTCAGTCCCGTTAGACTGTCAAAATCTGAATATGCGGTATTCCAGTATTGGTGTGCGGGCTACACAGCGGAAGCGATTGCCGATCTCATCGGATTAAATAAGAAGTCAGTACTGAACAGTAAATCACGATTACTGAATAAATATGGCGTTCAGGATAAAAACTCTTTACTGCTTATTGCAAAAATTATCTTCAAAGACAGCGTCATTGAAGAATTTGATTCCCTTTCCAAACCAGCAACCGATATCAATACAAGTCATTCGCTTAACTAAGCGATAGACGAAAAAAAGGGATGCTCACGCGCATCCCTTTTTACTCACTCAGCAACGCTTATTCTTCATCTTCCAAATAAGTGTAACCGTACAGTCCGCTTTCAAACTCCTCCAGGAACTGTGCCTGAAGTTCCGTATCCAGATCGGTTTCTTTCACCTGATCGCGGAAACGGGTCATCAGCACTTTGGGGTCAAGCTGCACATATTCCAGCATGTCGGCAACCGTATTCCCTTCGTCAGACTCTTCAATCTCAACGGTACCATCCTGGAAGACAAACACATCAACGGTCGACGTATCGCCGAACAGGTTATGCATATTCCCCAAGATTTCCTGATAGGCACCGACCATAAAGAAGCCCAGCAGCGGAGGATTTTCTGGATCGTAAGGCGGCATTGGCATCGTCGTCGCAATCCCGTCACCATCGACATAATGATCGATCGTACCGTCGGAATCACAGGTGATGTCAAGCACGACAGCACGGCGCTCAGGCGGCTTGTTTAGCCCTTCCAGGGGCATGACCGGGAACAGTTGATCGATCCCCCATGCATCCGGCATGGATTGGAACAGCGAGAAGTTGACATACAGCTTGTCAGCCATCCGCTCCTGTAATTCATCAATCACCGGCCGGTGCGCACGGTTGCTCGGATCCAACTGCTCCTGAATCATCTGACAGATGCTCAGATAAAGCTGCTCTGCTTTCGCGCGCTGCGTCAGATCCAACATGCCGTGCGTGTATTGGGTATGCACATCGTGCAAATCCATCTGGCTGTCGTGCAACCATTCACGCAGCGAACGGCGTTTCCCCGGCTGTTTGATTTCTTTCCAGGTTGACCACAGGCTCTCCAGCGCACGCGGAGCGTCTTCTTCTGGCTCTGTGGGTTCGCTGAATTCGTTGCGCTCAACCCCGATAATATTGGAAACCAATACGGTATGGTGCGCGGTTACCGCACGGCCAGATTCGGTGATGACCGTCGGATGCGGCAACCCGTGTTCGTTACAGGCATCGCCGATGCCCCAAATCACGTTGTTGGCATATTCGTTCAGGCCATAGTTCACTGAACAATCGGACTGAGAGCGCGTGCCTTCATAATCCACACCCAAACCGCCACCGACGTCGAAGCACTGGATATTCACACCCAGCTTATGCAGTTCAACATAGAAGCGCGCGGACTCACGCACGCCCGTCGCAATATCACGGATGTTCGCCAACTGCGATCCCAGATGGAAATGCAGCAGTTGCAGGCTATCCAACCGCCCCGCTTCACGCAGCATTTCAACCAGTTGCAGCACCTGAATCGCCGCCAGACCAAACTTGGATTTTTCGCCGCCGCTGGATTGCCACTTGCCCGATCCCTGAGAAGCCAGACGCGCGCGGACGCCAAGGCGCGGCACCACATTCAAGCGCTCTGCTTCTTCCAGCACCAGCCGAATTTCGGACATCTTCTCGATGACCAGATAAACCTTGTGACCCAGCTTTTCACCGATGAGTGCCAGACGAATATATTCACGGTCTTTGTAGCCGTTACACACAATCACCGTACGGGTCATGCCCGCGTGACCGAGTACCGCCATCAGCTCTGCTTTTGAACCGGCTTCCAAACCCAGCGGCTCACCGGAATTAGCCAGTGACTCAATGACGCGGCGATGCTGGTTAACCTTGATCGGATAAACCAGAAAATACCCGCCTTCGTAGCCAAACGATTCGCGAGCCTGTTTAAACGCAGCGTTAATAGAACGCAGGCGATGCTGAAGGATTTGCGGAAAGCAGAACAGCGCAGGAAGGCGCTGATGGTTATCTTTCTGCATATCTTTGACCAATTTGGCCAGATCGACGCGAGCTTCTGGTACGTCAGGATCCGGGCACACGCTAATGTGGCCGAGTTCATTGACGTCATAGTAATTATTGCCCCACCAGGCAATATTGTAAGTACGAAGCATTTCGCTGGCATTACGGTCATTCATGGCAACCTCCTGCATAGAGCGCAAATTTTCATGTTTACCCGTCGCTGACGAGCCGTGCTGAATCATGTCGTCAGACATAACGAACCTCTTCTTTTTCTAGACTGCTGATCACATCAGTACCTGAATAAACAGCCCACATGAGCATACCTGCAACATGCGGCATCGACAGTGAAAAAATCGGCGTAGTGAAGTATGCCGCCACTTTATTACTCTTATTAGTGTAAAACACGTTGTCAGGCTCCGTGTTACGGGTCGATAAAACTCGTTGTGAAAATCACCGGGCGAACGTGACCAGAAAGGCGTTAAACGCTTCTGGCAGAAAGAATAACAGGCGGATTAGCCAGCCCTGGAGTCCTGTGTCGAATTTAAAGACAGGCTACGTCGAGAAACGGCAAAGAAGGGTTGAGTCGTGGACGCGGTCGCGTCAAAAGGGACATATTGCGAGCGCAATATACTCAGTAAACAACGGATCATTAATCCTACCACCTCCACGTGCGCCGCAGGCTATGCGGTCAGCTATCAATAAAAAATTCAAGATGTCACGGGTTGCATCACCGCTCGCCGTTTATACCTACATGCTGATGGAAAAGCAAAATGAAAATTACCGCCAGTCATCTCTTGTAAAAGAAAAAACGGCCGATGATAAAAGGACGATGGCGCGCTAATGCGAAAAACTACTGGCACTGAGACCAAAAGGTGACCTAGAATAGCCATCCAGATGTTAATCCGTCTATACCGATTAACTGATACACTGCTTAACGGCTTTGATTTGAAGGTAAAGAAACTCATGGCTAAACACCTTTTTACGTCCGAGTCAGTCTCTGAAGGACATCCTGATAAAATTGCTGACCAGATTTCTGATGCGGTTCTCGACGCCATTCTGGAGCAAGATCCAAAAGCGCGTGTCGCTTGTGAGACTTATGTAAAGACCGGCATGGTGTTAGTCGGTGGTGAAATTACCACCAGCGCCTGGGTCGATATTGAAGAAATTACCCGCCGTACCGTGCGTGATATCGGTTATGTCAATTCAGAAATGGGCTTTGATGCCAACTCTTGCGCCGTACTGAGCGCGATTGGCAAGCAGTCACCTGACATCAATCAGGGCGTTGACCGCCGCGATCCGCTGGAACAAGGCGCAGGCGATCAGGGTCTGATGTTCGGCTACGCAACCAACGAAACCGACGTCCTGATGCCTGCTCCTGTGACTTATGCACACCGTTTGGTTCAGCGTCAGTCAGAAGTGCGTAAGAGTGGTTCGCTGCCGTGGCTGCGCCCAGATGCGAAAAGCCAGGTTACATTCCTGTACGACGATGGCAAGATTGCCGGCATTGATGCCGTGGTGCTCTCTACCCAGCATTCAGAAGAGATCAGCCAGAAAGATCTGCATGAAGCGGTGATGGAAGAGATCATCAAGCCAGTTCTGCCAGCAGAGTGGCTGTCTGCCAACACTAAATATTTCATCAACCCAACCGGACGCTTTGTTATCGGCGGCCCAATGGGTGACTGCGGCCTGACGGGTCGTAAAATCATCGTTGATACCTATGGCGGTGCAGCACGTCACGGTGGCGGTGCGTTCTCCGGTAAAGATCCGTCTAAAGTAGACCGTTCTGCTGCCTATGCTGCACGCTATGTCGCCAAGAATATCGTCGCGGCTGGCCTGGCTGACCGCTGCGAGATTCAGGTGTCCTACGCTATCGGCGTAGCGGAACCCACCTCTATCATGATCGAAACCTTCGGCACAGAGAAAGTGCCCACCGAGCAGTTGACGCTGCTGGTGCGTGAATTCTTCGATCTGCGCCCTTACGGCTTAATCCAGATGCTGGATCTGCTGCATCCGATTTATCAGGAAACAGCAGCCTATGGTCACTTTGGCCGCGAACATTTCCCGTGGGAAAAAACCGACAAAGCCGCACAGCTGCGCGAGGCTGCGGGTCTGTAATCCGCACATGCAGCGTGAAGTATGACGGGTATAAAACGGCGAATAAAGATTCGCCGTTTTTCATTTGAGCCTCCCCCCACATTTCCTTCTGCTTCGCCTATTGCGTCTCCCTGCCACTCAATTTATGCTCACAGCCATGAGCACACCCCGAATCCCCATTGCCAGCCATCAGGCTGTGATGCGCTGCCTCCGTGATAAATTGCAGCAGGCTAACCTCACTTTGCAAACGAACTACACCGAGCCAACAGTCAATTACCAGCAACGCGGTTCAACCGCCGGAACGGCCTGGCTGCAACACTGGGAAATTCGGCTGAATCCCGTCTTGTTGCAGGAAAATCAGCAGGCCTTTATCGATGAAGTCGTCCCCCATGAGCTGGCTCACTTGCTAGTCTACGCCCGCTTTGGCCGTGTCGCACCGCATGGTAAAGAGTGGCGCTGGATGATGGAAAACGTCCTGCGCGTCCCCGCAAAACGCACGCATCGGTTTGCGGTGCAATCCGTGCAGGGGAAAACCTTCACCTACCTGTGCGATTGCCAACGACATGAGCTGACGATCCGTCGGCACAATCGGGTGCTGCGCGGCGAAACAGAATATCGCTGTCGTCGCTGCGGTAAAACCTTACGTCATGATGTAAAAAGTTCTATTTAAACGAGAATTTCCAGTTTTAAAAACTGCTTTTGCATTTGCCTGCCGACGAGACATCCGGTAGTCTGCCAACTTTACAGCCTGTGGATTATTTGGAATATGCTACGCAAAATTCTCGCTATCGCCGCCGTTGGCGCGAGTCTGTTTTCGACTACCGCGCTGGGTCAAAACATCAATAATTTTTCGCAGGCAAAAGCCGCCGCTGCCGAGATTAATCGCGATGCGCCGGGTTCGTTCTACTGCGGCTGTAAGATTACGTGGCAGGGCAAGAAAGGCACGCCCGATCTTGAATCCTGTGGTTATCAGGTCAGGAAAAATGAACAGCGTGCCAGCCGCATCGAGTGGGAGCATGTTGTGCCCGCCTGGCAGTTCGGCCACCAGCGCCAGTGCTGGCAGGACGGCGGCAGAAAAAACTGTAACAGCGACCCCGTCTACCGTGAGATGGAAACCGATTTGCATAACTTGCAGCCTGCTATCGGCGAAGTAAACGGCGATCGCGGCAATGCAATGTATGGACAATGGAACGGGGGAACATCCCAGTATGGTCAATGCGAGATGAAGGTCGATTTCAAAAATAATCTGGCAGAACCGCCTGCTCGCGCTCGCGGCCAAATCGCTCGTACCTATTTCTACATGCGCGACCGCTATCAGTTACGTCTTTCCAGCCAGCAAACCCAGTTGTTCGAAGCCTGGGATAAGCAATACCCAGTCACTCAGTGGGAATGTACCCGCAATCAGCGCATTGCCGCAAAACAGGGAAACCCGAATCCCTACGTTCAACAAGCTTGCCAGCGCTAGTTCGTCTACCTACTATAACGAATCGGTTTCCAGCAAAACCACCGTCATCTGACGGTGGTTCAGACCGTTGACAAACCTATTTACGGAACGAGAACGGTGGTAATGGGATAGAAGAGTAAAGCGTTTGCGCCATGGACAAAAACGTCAGGAACGTTTTTGAACGTCGCTAGCGACGGCCCTGAAAGGGGGAATCTCAGGGATGAGATTCATATCCGCGCAATCCGAGCTTACAGGGACGTACTTGCAGCGTCTTTACGATCTACCCATTATCACCGCTCAGCGTACTTTGTCCGCAAACTCGGCCACTATTAAATGACGGTGGTTTTACCTATTTCTGGCGTTCCTGTGCCGATTAATTTCATTCAAAGGTCTTAATCCAGTATGCGAGTACCACGCATTTTTCATCCCGAAACGCTCCCCCTTAACGGCGGTGAAGCCGAGCTGAGTGACGATGCCGCCAATCATGTTGGTCGCGTGTTACGCATGACTACGGGTCAGTCATTGCAGCTGTTTGATGGCAGCAATCATGTCTTTGATGCAGAAATCATCGCAGCTGGCAAAAAGAGTGTGCGTGTTCGCTTCACAGCAGGTAAGTTGGAAGATAAAGAATCGCCCCTACATTTACATCTGGGACAGGTGATGTCGCGCGGCGAGAAGATGGAATTTACCATTCAGAAATCCATCGAGCTGGGTGTCAATGTGATTACACCTCTGCTTTCTGAGCGCTGTGGCGTCAAGCTGGATGCCGAGCGTATGGAGAAAAAAATTAGCCAGTGGCAGAAAATTGCGGTTGCCGCCTGTGAACAGTCCGGCCGCAACCGTGTGCCGCTGGTGCGACCAGCGATGACGCTGGAAGCCTGGTGTGCAGAGCAAGACAATGCACTGAAATTAAATCTGCACCCACGCGCGACACAGAGTATCAATACGCTGCCACTGCCGGTAGATCGGGTCAGGCTACTGATCGGCCCGGAGGGCGGGCTCACCGCGAGCGAAATTACCATGACCTCAGAACACGGATTCACTGATATCCTGTTGGGGCCACGCGTCTTGCGCACAGAAACCACTGCACTCACCGCCATGACCGCCTTACAGGTACGTTTCGGCGATTTGGGGTAAAGGAGAAAAGAATGATCAAACTCGGTATCGTGATGGACC includes these proteins:
- the metK gene encoding methionine adenosyltransferase; this encodes MAKHLFTSESVSEGHPDKIADQISDAVLDAILEQDPKARVACETYVKTGMVLVGGEITTSAWVDIEEITRRTVRDIGYVNSEMGFDANSCAVLSAIGKQSPDINQGVDRRDPLEQGAGDQGLMFGYATNETDVLMPAPVTYAHRLVQRQSEVRKSGSLPWLRPDAKSQVTFLYDDGKIAGIDAVVLSTQHSEEISQKDLHEAVMEEIIKPVLPAEWLSANTKYFINPTGRFVIGGPMGDCGLTGRKIIVDTYGGAARHGGGAFSGKDPSKVDRSAAYAARYVAKNIVAAGLADRCEIQVSYAIGVAEPTSIMIETFGTEKVPTEQLTLLVREFFDLRPYGLIQMLDLLHPIYQETAAYGHFGREHFPWEKTDKAAQLREAAGL
- the endA gene encoding deoxyribonuclease I, whose product is MLRKILAIAAVGASLFSTTALGQNINNFSQAKAAAAEINRDAPGSFYCGCKITWQGKKGTPDLESCGYQVRKNEQRASRIEWEHVVPAWQFGHQRQCWQDGGRKNCNSDPVYREMETDLHNLQPAIGEVNGDRGNAMYGQWNGGTSQYGQCEMKVDFKNNLAEPPARARGQIARTYFYMRDRYQLRLSSQQTQLFEAWDKQYPVTQWECTRNQRIAAKQGNPNPYVQQACQR
- a CDS encoding helix-turn-helix transcriptional regulator, with the protein product MLSIKPVNRFTLQQGKKKCIFIIDGSSEGFEEYFESIRTHFYNMASSFVIINNSPNHPPVCIDEKTILISKSAAIDSFYKLLDFVHLHDRRLFSPVRLSKSEYAVFQYWCAGYTAEAIADLIGLNKKSVLNSKSRLLNKYGVQDKNSLLLIAKIIFKDSVIEEFDSLSKPATDINTSHSLN
- a CDS encoding SprT family zinc-dependent metalloprotease, translated to MSTPRIPIASHQAVMRCLRDKLQQANLTLQTNYTEPTVNYQQRGSTAGTAWLQHWEIRLNPVLLQENQQAFIDEVVPHELAHLLVYARFGRVAPHGKEWRWMMENVLRVPAKRTHRFAVQSVQGKTFTYLCDCQRHELTIRRHNRVLRGETEYRCRRCGKTLRHDVKSSI
- the rsmE gene encoding 16S rRNA (uracil(1498)-N(3))-methyltransferase; amino-acid sequence: MRVPRIFHPETLPLNGGEAELSDDAANHVGRVLRMTTGQSLQLFDGSNHVFDAEIIAAGKKSVRVRFTAGKLEDKESPLHLHLGQVMSRGEKMEFTIQKSIELGVNVITPLLSERCGVKLDAERMEKKISQWQKIAVAACEQSGRNRVPLVRPAMTLEAWCAEQDNALKLNLHPRATQSINTLPLPVDRVRLLIGPEGGLTASEITMTSEHGFTDILLGPRVLRTETTALTAMTALQVRFGDLG
- the speA gene encoding biosynthetic arginine decarboxylase, coding for MSDDMIQHGSSATGKHENLRSMQEVAMNDRNASEMLRTYNIAWWGNNYYDVNELGHISVCPDPDVPEARVDLAKLVKDMQKDNHQRLPALFCFPQILQHRLRSINAAFKQARESFGYEGGYFLVYPIKVNQHRRVIESLANSGEPLGLEAGSKAELMAVLGHAGMTRTVIVCNGYKDREYIRLALIGEKLGHKVYLVIEKMSEIRLVLEEAERLNVVPRLGVRARLASQGSGKWQSSGGEKSKFGLAAIQVLQLVEMLREAGRLDSLQLLHFHLGSQLANIRDIATGVRESARFYVELHKLGVNIQCFDVGGGLGVDYEGTRSQSDCSVNYGLNEYANNVIWGIGDACNEHGLPHPTVITESGRAVTAHHTVLVSNIIGVERNEFSEPTEPEEDAPRALESLWSTWKEIKQPGKRRSLREWLHDSQMDLHDVHTQYTHGMLDLTQRAKAEQLYLSICQMIQEQLDPSNRAHRPVIDELQERMADKLYVNFSLFQSMPDAWGIDQLFPVMPLEGLNKPPERRAVVLDITCDSDGTIDHYVDGDGIATTMPMPPYDPENPPLLGFFMVGAYQEILGNMHNLFGDTSTVDVFVFQDGTVEIEESDEGNTVADMLEYVQLDPKVLMTRFRDQVKETDLDTELQAQFLEEFESGLYGYTYLEDEE